In Vigna angularis cultivar LongXiaoDou No.4 chromosome 8, ASM1680809v1, whole genome shotgun sequence, one DNA window encodes the following:
- the LOC108344773 gene encoding uncharacterized protein LOC108344773 isoform X1, with the protein MRKKLLIATTKGLSLRANRNIIPKPNHSVSFEVCYSVDPIKVHRHGWSHAATVPSEASDAQKGPKRVPRHERIAMVESFVNKYRAENAGKFPTISDAQKQVGGSFYVVRAIIQELEYKSRTNSSNSVDEILVEKQFDNSKHPATKSASVSSGNIEIAKYNAIEYGSQSVDLNYKETVNAGYEHHEGKRETRTSCGERRLFEEVEIMSTSDNHCIAPESNLVKMCSKEPYPSSLHMPNDIKTEEAVPSCSDSFAPESQLLLEESHHFSPLSSQNDGTGYDRARGHKYDFVHVENHKKLDEKCIKKADCERREQLDLEDLSRELPHSSLQVPNDVKCSEALSSSSDSVTPERHPLKEEINQFSAPFIEKSVSSCSKGKNHDSKFVDMENHSAFEKAGYETKDKEAVNGSKLEIEQPQKSSELDEYKMDIPNTKDNNVAVYSEKSTLWGNVKSFANGILNIWKKL; encoded by the exons ATGAGGAAGAAGCTTCTGATCGCAACCACAAAAGGCCTCTCCTTACGCGCCAATCGCAACATTATTCCCAAACCCAACCACT CAGTATCCTTTGAAGTATGCTATTCTGTCGATCCAATTAAAGTCCACAGGCATGGGTGGTCACATGCTGCTACTGTCCCTTCTGAGGCATCGGATGCCCAGAAAGGCCCAAAAAGGGTTCCAAGACATGAAAGAATAGCTATGGTGGAGTCTTTTGTGAACAA GTATAGAGCAGAGAATGCTGGGAAATTCCCTACAATATCAGATGCCCAGAAACAAGTTGGTGGCAGTTTTTATGTTGTCCGGGCTATCATTCAGGAATTAGAATACAAGTCTAGAACAAATTCTTCAAATAGTGTGGATGAGATTTTGGTGGAAAAACAATTTGATAACAGTAAACACCCCGCCACCAAGTCTGCGAGTGTTTCATCTGGTAATATTGAGATTGCAAAATACAATGCTATCGAATATGGTTCTCAATCTGTAGATTTGAATTACAAGGAGACTGTGAACGCTGGATATGAGCATCATGAAGGAAAGAGAGAGACACGTACTTCGTGTGGGGAGAGGAGATTGTTTGAAGAAGTAGAAATCATGTCTACATCA GATAATCATTGCATTGCACCTGAAAGTAATCTTGTGAAAATGTGTTCTAAGGAGCCTTACCCATCAAGTCTCCATATGCCAAATGATATCAAGACAGAGGAAGCTGTCCCTAGTTGTTCTGATTCTTTTGCACCTGAAAGTCAGCTGCTACTAGAGGAAAGCCATCATTTTTCTCCTTTGTCTAGTCAAAATGATGGTACTGGTTACGATAGAGCTCGGGGCCACAAATATGACTTTGTTCATgtagaaaatcataaaaaattggATGAAAAGTGCATTAAGAAAGCAGATTGCGAGAGAAGGGAGCAACTTGATTTGGAAGACCTGTCTAGAGAGCTTCCCCATTCAAGTCTCCAGGTGCCAAATGATGTGAAGTGTAGTGAAGCTTTATCTAGTTCTTCTGATTCTGTTACCCCAGAAAGGCACcctctaaaagaagaaataaaccAATTTTCTGCTCCTTTTATTGAAAAATCTGTAAGCAGTTGCAGCAAAGGTAAGAACCACGATTCTAAGTTTGTTGATATGGAAAACCATTCAGCATTTGAGAAAGCAGGGTATGAGACAAAAGACAAAGAGGCTGTCAATGGTTCAAAGCTTGAAATAGAGCAACCGCAAAAGTCTTCAGAGTTGGATGAGTACAAAAT GGACATCCCTAATACCAAGGATAACAATGTTGCAGTCTATTCAGAAAAATCAACTTTGTGGGGAAATGTCAAGTCATTTGCTAATGGCATCTTAAATATCTGGAAAAAATTGTGA
- the LOC108344773 gene encoding uncharacterized protein LOC108344773 isoform X2, giving the protein MRKKLLIATTKGLSLRANRNIIPKPNHLSFEVCYSVDPIKVHRHGWSHAATVPSEASDAQKGPKRVPRHERIAMVESFVNKYRAENAGKFPTISDAQKQVGGSFYVVRAIIQELEYKSRTNSSNSVDEILVEKQFDNSKHPATKSASVSSGNIEIAKYNAIEYGSQSVDLNYKETVNAGYEHHEGKRETRTSCGERRLFEEVEIMSTSDNHCIAPESNLVKMCSKEPYPSSLHMPNDIKTEEAVPSCSDSFAPESQLLLEESHHFSPLSSQNDGTGYDRARGHKYDFVHVENHKKLDEKCIKKADCERREQLDLEDLSRELPHSSLQVPNDVKCSEALSSSSDSVTPERHPLKEEINQFSAPFIEKSVSSCSKGKNHDSKFVDMENHSAFEKAGYETKDKEAVNGSKLEIEQPQKSSELDEYKMDIPNTKDNNVAVYSEKSTLWGNVKSFANGILNIWKKL; this is encoded by the exons ATGAGGAAGAAGCTTCTGATCGCAACCACAAAAGGCCTCTCCTTACGCGCCAATCGCAACATTATTCCCAAACCCAACCACT TATCCTTTGAAGTATGCTATTCTGTCGATCCAATTAAAGTCCACAGGCATGGGTGGTCACATGCTGCTACTGTCCCTTCTGAGGCATCGGATGCCCAGAAAGGCCCAAAAAGGGTTCCAAGACATGAAAGAATAGCTATGGTGGAGTCTTTTGTGAACAA GTATAGAGCAGAGAATGCTGGGAAATTCCCTACAATATCAGATGCCCAGAAACAAGTTGGTGGCAGTTTTTATGTTGTCCGGGCTATCATTCAGGAATTAGAATACAAGTCTAGAACAAATTCTTCAAATAGTGTGGATGAGATTTTGGTGGAAAAACAATTTGATAACAGTAAACACCCCGCCACCAAGTCTGCGAGTGTTTCATCTGGTAATATTGAGATTGCAAAATACAATGCTATCGAATATGGTTCTCAATCTGTAGATTTGAATTACAAGGAGACTGTGAACGCTGGATATGAGCATCATGAAGGAAAGAGAGAGACACGTACTTCGTGTGGGGAGAGGAGATTGTTTGAAGAAGTAGAAATCATGTCTACATCA GATAATCATTGCATTGCACCTGAAAGTAATCTTGTGAAAATGTGTTCTAAGGAGCCTTACCCATCAAGTCTCCATATGCCAAATGATATCAAGACAGAGGAAGCTGTCCCTAGTTGTTCTGATTCTTTTGCACCTGAAAGTCAGCTGCTACTAGAGGAAAGCCATCATTTTTCTCCTTTGTCTAGTCAAAATGATGGTACTGGTTACGATAGAGCTCGGGGCCACAAATATGACTTTGTTCATgtagaaaatcataaaaaattggATGAAAAGTGCATTAAGAAAGCAGATTGCGAGAGAAGGGAGCAACTTGATTTGGAAGACCTGTCTAGAGAGCTTCCCCATTCAAGTCTCCAGGTGCCAAATGATGTGAAGTGTAGTGAAGCTTTATCTAGTTCTTCTGATTCTGTTACCCCAGAAAGGCACcctctaaaagaagaaataaaccAATTTTCTGCTCCTTTTATTGAAAAATCTGTAAGCAGTTGCAGCAAAGGTAAGAACCACGATTCTAAGTTTGTTGATATGGAAAACCATTCAGCATTTGAGAAAGCAGGGTATGAGACAAAAGACAAAGAGGCTGTCAATGGTTCAAAGCTTGAAATAGAGCAACCGCAAAAGTCTTCAGAGTTGGATGAGTACAAAAT GGACATCCCTAATACCAAGGATAACAATGTTGCAGTCTATTCAGAAAAATCAACTTTGTGGGGAAATGTCAAGTCATTTGCTAATGGCATCTTAAATATCTGGAAAAAATTGTGA
- the LOC108344773 gene encoding uncharacterized protein LOC108344773 isoform X3, which yields MKLCSLINSSNILVSFEVCYSVDPIKVHRHGWSHAATVPSEASDAQKGPKRVPRHERIAMVESFVNKYRAENAGKFPTISDAQKQVGGSFYVVRAIIQELEYKSRTNSSNSVDEILVEKQFDNSKHPATKSASVSSGNIEIAKYNAIEYGSQSVDLNYKETVNAGYEHHEGKRETRTSCGERRLFEEVEIMSTSDNHCIAPESNLVKMCSKEPYPSSLHMPNDIKTEEAVPSCSDSFAPESQLLLEESHHFSPLSSQNDGTGYDRARGHKYDFVHVENHKKLDEKCIKKADCERREQLDLEDLSRELPHSSLQVPNDVKCSEALSSSSDSVTPERHPLKEEINQFSAPFIEKSVSSCSKGKNHDSKFVDMENHSAFEKAGYETKDKEAVNGSKLEIEQPQKSSELDEYKMDIPNTKDNNVAVYSEKSTLWGNVKSFANGILNIWKKL from the exons ATGAAGCTGTGTTCACTAATCAATAGCAGTAATATTTTAG TATCCTTTGAAGTATGCTATTCTGTCGATCCAATTAAAGTCCACAGGCATGGGTGGTCACATGCTGCTACTGTCCCTTCTGAGGCATCGGATGCCCAGAAAGGCCCAAAAAGGGTTCCAAGACATGAAAGAATAGCTATGGTGGAGTCTTTTGTGAACAA GTATAGAGCAGAGAATGCTGGGAAATTCCCTACAATATCAGATGCCCAGAAACAAGTTGGTGGCAGTTTTTATGTTGTCCGGGCTATCATTCAGGAATTAGAATACAAGTCTAGAACAAATTCTTCAAATAGTGTGGATGAGATTTTGGTGGAAAAACAATTTGATAACAGTAAACACCCCGCCACCAAGTCTGCGAGTGTTTCATCTGGTAATATTGAGATTGCAAAATACAATGCTATCGAATATGGTTCTCAATCTGTAGATTTGAATTACAAGGAGACTGTGAACGCTGGATATGAGCATCATGAAGGAAAGAGAGAGACACGTACTTCGTGTGGGGAGAGGAGATTGTTTGAAGAAGTAGAAATCATGTCTACATCA GATAATCATTGCATTGCACCTGAAAGTAATCTTGTGAAAATGTGTTCTAAGGAGCCTTACCCATCAAGTCTCCATATGCCAAATGATATCAAGACAGAGGAAGCTGTCCCTAGTTGTTCTGATTCTTTTGCACCTGAAAGTCAGCTGCTACTAGAGGAAAGCCATCATTTTTCTCCTTTGTCTAGTCAAAATGATGGTACTGGTTACGATAGAGCTCGGGGCCACAAATATGACTTTGTTCATgtagaaaatcataaaaaattggATGAAAAGTGCATTAAGAAAGCAGATTGCGAGAGAAGGGAGCAACTTGATTTGGAAGACCTGTCTAGAGAGCTTCCCCATTCAAGTCTCCAGGTGCCAAATGATGTGAAGTGTAGTGAAGCTTTATCTAGTTCTTCTGATTCTGTTACCCCAGAAAGGCACcctctaaaagaagaaataaaccAATTTTCTGCTCCTTTTATTGAAAAATCTGTAAGCAGTTGCAGCAAAGGTAAGAACCACGATTCTAAGTTTGTTGATATGGAAAACCATTCAGCATTTGAGAAAGCAGGGTATGAGACAAAAGACAAAGAGGCTGTCAATGGTTCAAAGCTTGAAATAGAGCAACCGCAAAAGTCTTCAGAGTTGGATGAGTACAAAAT GGACATCCCTAATACCAAGGATAACAATGTTGCAGTCTATTCAGAAAAATCAACTTTGTGGGGAAATGTCAAGTCATTTGCTAATGGCATCTTAAATATCTGGAAAAAATTGTGA
- the LOC108344773 gene encoding uncharacterized protein LOC108344773 isoform X4, with product MVESFVNKYRAENAGKFPTISDAQKQVGGSFYVVRAIIQELEYKSRTNSSNSVDEILVEKQFDNSKHPATKSASVSSGNIEIAKYNAIEYGSQSVDLNYKETVNAGYEHHEGKRETRTSCGERRLFEEVEIMSTSDNHCIAPESNLVKMCSKEPYPSSLHMPNDIKTEEAVPSCSDSFAPESQLLLEESHHFSPLSSQNDGTGYDRARGHKYDFVHVENHKKLDEKCIKKADCERREQLDLEDLSRELPHSSLQVPNDVKCSEALSSSSDSVTPERHPLKEEINQFSAPFIEKSVSSCSKGKNHDSKFVDMENHSAFEKAGYETKDKEAVNGSKLEIEQPQKSSELDEYKMDIPNTKDNNVAVYSEKSTLWGNVKSFANGILNIWKKL from the exons ATGGTGGAGTCTTTTGTGAACAA GTATAGAGCAGAGAATGCTGGGAAATTCCCTACAATATCAGATGCCCAGAAACAAGTTGGTGGCAGTTTTTATGTTGTCCGGGCTATCATTCAGGAATTAGAATACAAGTCTAGAACAAATTCTTCAAATAGTGTGGATGAGATTTTGGTGGAAAAACAATTTGATAACAGTAAACACCCCGCCACCAAGTCTGCGAGTGTTTCATCTGGTAATATTGAGATTGCAAAATACAATGCTATCGAATATGGTTCTCAATCTGTAGATTTGAATTACAAGGAGACTGTGAACGCTGGATATGAGCATCATGAAGGAAAGAGAGAGACACGTACTTCGTGTGGGGAGAGGAGATTGTTTGAAGAAGTAGAAATCATGTCTACATCA GATAATCATTGCATTGCACCTGAAAGTAATCTTGTGAAAATGTGTTCTAAGGAGCCTTACCCATCAAGTCTCCATATGCCAAATGATATCAAGACAGAGGAAGCTGTCCCTAGTTGTTCTGATTCTTTTGCACCTGAAAGTCAGCTGCTACTAGAGGAAAGCCATCATTTTTCTCCTTTGTCTAGTCAAAATGATGGTACTGGTTACGATAGAGCTCGGGGCCACAAATATGACTTTGTTCATgtagaaaatcataaaaaattggATGAAAAGTGCATTAAGAAAGCAGATTGCGAGAGAAGGGAGCAACTTGATTTGGAAGACCTGTCTAGAGAGCTTCCCCATTCAAGTCTCCAGGTGCCAAATGATGTGAAGTGTAGTGAAGCTTTATCTAGTTCTTCTGATTCTGTTACCCCAGAAAGGCACcctctaaaagaagaaataaaccAATTTTCTGCTCCTTTTATTGAAAAATCTGTAAGCAGTTGCAGCAAAGGTAAGAACCACGATTCTAAGTTTGTTGATATGGAAAACCATTCAGCATTTGAGAAAGCAGGGTATGAGACAAAAGACAAAGAGGCTGTCAATGGTTCAAAGCTTGAAATAGAGCAACCGCAAAAGTCTTCAGAGTTGGATGAGTACAAAAT GGACATCCCTAATACCAAGGATAACAATGTTGCAGTCTATTCAGAAAAATCAACTTTGTGGGGAAATGTCAAGTCATTTGCTAATGGCATCTTAAATATCTGGAAAAAATTGTGA
- the LOC108345255 gene encoding abietadienol/abietadienal oxidase has product MEKMRENISETWLVLISVILVTAIFAKIILFKLGKEDKRKCRLPPGRRGWPLIGDSINWYNAVASSHPPQFVEEMVKRYGKIFSCSLFGKWAVVSADPSFNRFVMQNEGRLFISSYPKSFRDLVGKNGVITVQGEQQRKLHGIASNMMRLEKLKFHFLNDIQKVMVQTLGNFNNNQVILLQDVCRKVAIHLMVNQLLGVSSESQVNEMAQLFSDFVDGCLSIPINIPGYAYHTAMKARENIISKINKIIEEHRQKGAPMEGSGVLGRLLEEESLPDDAVADFIINLLFAGNETTTKTMLFAVYFLTQCPRAMKQLLEEHSSLRSDSGDELLTWQDYKAMSFTQCVIDETLRLGGIAIWLMREAKEDVQYQDFIIPKGCFVVPFLSAVHLDEKIYSGALDFNPWRWMEHENEEKRNWRSSPFYAPFGGGARFCPGAELARLQIALFLHYFVTTYRWTQMKEDRMSFFPSARLVNGFEICLTRRQDETD; this is encoded by the exons ATGGAGAAAATGAGAGAGAATATTTCAGAAACTTGGCTAGTTTTGATCTCAGTGATATTGGTCACGGCCATATTTGCAAAAATAATTCTATTCAAGTTAGGGAaggaagataaaagaaaatgcaGATTACCACCAGGAAGGAGAGGGTGGCCTTTGATTGGAGACAGCATCAATTGGTACAATGCTGTTGCAAGTTCTCATCCTCCTCAGTTTGTTGAAGAAATGGTGAAGAG GTATGGTAAGATATTTTCATGCAGCCTATTTGGCAAATGGGCAGTGGTGTCAGCAGATCCAAGCTTCAACCGCTTTGTAATGCAGAATGAAGGAAGATTATTCATTTCCAGCTACCCAAAATCTTTCAGAGATTTGGTTGGAAAAAATGGTGTGATCACAGTGCAAGGAGAGCAACAAAGGAAGCTACATGGAATTGCCTCCAATATGATGCGTCTGGAGAAGCTTAAGTTCCACTTCTTGAATGATATCCAAAAGGTCATGGTCCAAACTTTGGGCAATTTTAACAACAACCAAGTCATTCTTCTCCAAGATGTTTGTAGGAAA GTGGCTATACATTTAATGGTTAATCAACTATTGGGGGTTTCAAGTGAGTCTCAAGTCAATGAAATGGCTCAGTTGTTTTCTGACTTTGTTGATGGTTGTTTATCCATTCCAATCAACATCCCTGGATATGCATACCACACTGCTATGAAG GCAAGGGAGAATATCATAAGCAAGATAAACAAGATCATTGAGGAACACAGACAAAAGGGTGCTCCAATGGAAGGCAGTGGTGTACTTGGAAGATTGCTAGAGGAAGAAAGCTTGCCAGATGATGCTGTTGCGGACTTCATTATCAATCTTCTCTTTGCCGGAAATGAAACAACAACCAAAACAATGCTCTTTGCAGTCTATTTCCTTACTCAATGTCCTAGAGCCATGAAGCAGTTGCTG GAAGAACATAGTTCACTGAGGAGTGATTCTGGAGATGAATTGCTCACATGGCAGGACTACAAAGCAATGTCATTCACTCAATGT GTCATTGATGAAACACTGAGACTTGGGGGCATTGCAATTTGGTTAATGAGAGAAGCAAAAGAAGACGTTCAATACCAAG ATTTCATTATTCCCAAAGGGTGCTTTGTGGTTCCATTTCTTTCAGCAGTCCATTTAGATGAGAAAATATACAGTGGAGCTCTAGACTTCAATCCTTGGAGATGGATGGAACATGAAAATGAG GAAAAGAGAAACTGGAGAAGTAGTCCATTCTATGCACCATTTGGTGGAGGTGCCAGATTCTGTCCAGGAGCAGAGCTGGCACGCCTTCAAATTGCTCTTTTTCTTCATTACTTTGTTACTACATACAG ATGGACACAGATGAAGGAAGATAGGATGTCCTTCTTTCCCTCTGCTCGTTTGGTGAATGGTTTTGAAATCTGTCTAACAAGAAGACAGGATGAGACAGATTAG